AAAATATCtaactattcaaatattttttatgataAACCTCGGCAAAATAACTCAGAAAAATCAGAGTTTAAAGTGACTAGAATTTCTATTAGTTTAGTACAAGGTGTTACTAAGCCATTGTTAGTtgaagtgtctggaaatgtgcattttagaaattcaatgttatttttttgtttgtttttaggaaaaACATCTTTTAATGTAGTAAAAACATCTTTTAGGAAAAACATCTTTTAATGTAGTAAAAAATGTGCACTGGTGTCTTACAATATGATCATGGTAGGAAGGTTTATGCCTGGAGATTGTGAGTTGCCATAAATCTGTCCTGCTTTCCCACAGACAGCTGTGTCCCTCTGCCTTCTGGTTATGCTGCATATGTCCTTGaagctttatttttctgcagGTATAAAGTAAGATTTTCTTCCTTGTCCTCATATATCCTACTTATAAAATAAACTCCTTCATAATTAATTGGCTGCCTGGGTCAAGTATGAACTATGTGTCCAAAGGATGGAGGAGTTATTTCTCCTACTTCCTATTAGCCAAACAAAACATATTTGCAGATTTTGATATCCATGATGAAGCTACAAGCAGGGCtgtgatggtgtgtgtgtgtttgtgtgtgtgtgtctaggtaTGTATCccattttgaatttttagaaTCAGCTAAGTGTACTAGAATGATCACAAGACAAATACCGTTGCTTTACATTGTTTTCATATGACGGTCACCAAAAAGCATCATGTATGGCTAGAGTATTGGGAAAGTCAGGGTTTGTTATGTACCTTATCAGTTACCCAAGCTTCACTCACTTGCATGGAGTGTTTGTCATTAGGTAGGAAATGTTGACGTTTTATCCTAGACTTGAAAGGTGAAGGAAATCCATGGTTATAAGGGGATGTGCATGAAGAAGTAAATCCCTAAGAAGTTGTGAAGAAAGCTGTTCAATTTCTTGTTGAGAGTGTGTCTACATTGGGGAGAAATGGGCAGACATTctgattttcaattttttccctCAGACATAACCCTCGTCACAGCCCTCTCCCTAAGTGTACTAGTcaaattcattttgttttgaaaaattacGGGTGTATATAAAGCCACTCtatctttaaaataacttttcttgACAAGTTCAGAAATGTAAGACATATGACGGAACAGAAATTTTCTTCaattatatagttttattttccacAGTGCTGCAGCTGAAGTTTGCCCTGTTGTCAGTTCATACATGAGTCCTGTTGACACTTCTTTTCTCTTAAGTGCCAGGGGTTTGGCTTTGAAGCTTTTCCTAACTCAGTCTTTAGGGACCACTCTAATTACATTattaaacaagacgaaaataATTCAGATAACAAAACCTTCTTTAGAGATACCCATCCAACGAATTAAGTATAAAAAACTTATTCAGTAGAgtatattgcaaaaaaaaaaggttaaatgagACTTAAAAATGGCAAATTATCTTAATATCCTTTATTAGGACTTGTAAGAACTAATGCAAACGTGATGAGAAATAGCTGTCAGGTTTGTAAAAGCAATTTTTGACTCACtgttattctctctctttctggattttctttagagaaatatttgaaCTTTCATGCTATAATATGAATTTATTCAAGcctaaaatgttattttgttacattaaacatttatatttatcGAACATAAAACACTGACCAGagtattttaacatttcaaaTGGTTCAtatcatttaaatgttttatgtcaCAAATTCACACATAAATCATACACTAATattgtgtgtgtcagtgtgtgagagagagaattttaaaaacaactaaaacatgCTTTCTAaactagaggaagaaaaaaattgatgagggaaaaaaaatcatccagCATACAAGGAggcaagggaaaaagagaaacacagaagtggaaaaaatactgcaaaataagaaaatacaaatgaatacaaATATATCAGTCATCACAATCTATATAATTTGACTAGGGTTCCAGTTAAAAGCCGAGatctttagattatttttaaattaactatatattatttaccagtatacattaaaaaattcataataaGGACACTGAAAGGTAGTGAGTGAAGAGATGGGAAAATGTGCACTAGGCAAATACTAAGCAAAGCAAAGTTGATAGAGCTAAAGTGATACCAAATAAAACAGGCTTTAAGACAAAAACAATGTTCAAAATAAAGAGGGTCACAGGTATATACAATTCCCAATTCACCAAgaagagaatatatataattCTGAAGTTATATATACCTAAAACGTAGCTTTAAATATAGACAgtaaaatcaggaaaaattaCAAGGATAGAAAAATCCACCAGCACAGTTAGATTATATCACACCAATTTCAgtaattgattttaaaagtaggccaaaaaaaaaaaaaatcacttaggaTGAGGAGGATTTGAACACAATTAAAAAGCTTGATCTAATGTGCATATATAGAATTCTGAGCTCACTATTAGAGAGAATacattttcaagtacacatggaacattttttttGAAATGCATTATGAACTGGACATAAAGCAACTCCTTAATTTCAAAAATCTATATCATACATATCCTAATCTCTGAACTCAAGGAAATTAAGGTAGATATAATTACCAAaaggggaatttttaaaattcatgcatTTGAAATTTAAACACATGCTTTAATTACCCATGGGTAAAAGAAaccacataaaaatttaaaacacttagAACCAAATGTGaatgaaaaactatatataaaaatttccaaGATGCAACTAGAGCATCTTCATACTACAAGAATACTTTATAGCTTATTTTTTAGAAGTCTGAAAGTGGAAAGGATGCTATATATAGGCTGCAGAAAACAAGCAGAAGTTATTCTGAAGCAGATGTAATGGTTCAAAATCTAAAATGATAGAACATACTAAAACTGACTCATGAAGAATTAGTTAATCCATATAGTCTATGActatatcagtcagggttcatTCAGGGAAACAGAAAAAACTAATATAGGAACTGTGTAAAGAGGTTTTAGGACAACTGAGACAACAGGGATAGTAACAGCAGGCAGTATCTCTTCTAGAGCtgtgggaaaaaaggaaaaggttaCTATTTTTGGAATCTAACAGCTTGGAAAAGAGAATCCTCAGAGCTGGGACCCAAATCTCTGATTAGAGGGTGCTGCCCAGCAGGTGCTGATGTTCAGGAGTTCAGAGGAAGCCCCCCGTCCCTGCAGATCTTCGAGTCAAACCACTGCGGAAGGAAGCACTGGCCATCTGGTGCTGGTGTCTCTAAGGAGAGACAGTGATGCTGGTTATGGGACTATAGAAAAAACTGGAACAAAAATGTCACTGCCAAAGTAAAGAAACATTGCTGGGGTGCCATTAACAGGAAGCAAACACAGAAGGGACAggttccttctccttcctccagcCTCCTAGTCTCCCTTTAGCAGCTATTGGAAGAAACTAACAGGCAAcccaaaggaaagggaaaatgtgGTTTGAAGAGTGTCAATTCCAGTATTGCAAAGCAAAATagagaacagttttttttttttaagttttattggagtatagttgatttacaaggttgtgttagtttcaggtatatatcatagtgattcagttattcatatacatatattcattctttttcagattcttttcccatataggttattacagaacattgagtagagttccctgtgctatgcagtaggtccttgttggttctctattttatatataatagtgtgtgtatgttaatcccaagctcctaatttatccatcctcccctccctatcccctttggtaaccataagtttgctttcgagttctgtgagtctgtttctgttttgtaaataagttcacttgtatcattttttagattccacatatagcgatatcatatgatacttacctttctctgtctgatttacttagtatgataatctctagtttcatccatgttgctgcaaatggaattatttcatttttttttttttttgaaggaaggTAATCCACTTGgtatttataaaacattaaatactGAGGTACTTTCATAATTATGAAAACTGCTTAAGAAGTAGTGAGTTTAGCATTACAACTACAAAAAGTACTAATGCCTATAGCTCATCTCCTGAGATGttagattaaattaaaaagaaaaattctgaaaaagagtAAACTCTTGGTCTTGTTGCTTGGGAGAAAAATCTAAACTTTAGAGGCTAGCTCAAAAGTCTATCTTGGTTGCAGGCTTCAAGTCTGGTAGGAATCACGGCTCCTCAGTTGAAAACCTAGTAAGAGTAGCAGCAAGGTTAATGAAGAGCAAGCTAAATCTCCTCAGAATAATTCACGCTGCCACAAATTTGCTCTGTGGACTTGGAGATGCTATTCACCCAGcactgggagagggaaggagcacAGATGGACTCACGGTTTTGGATGTCAGAGGAGCTGAAGGACTGGTTAGGGAAACCATCTCCTGGATTGCTAATTGGCGCTTTAAGCGATGCAGAGGATTGCTGATTCCAATTTCTCTCTGGATCTCAGTGTCTGATAAAGCAGACGTAATGGCACCGCTCTTCATATTGGCTCCGCAGGCTGCCACGTACCAAGCAGGCATTCCCAACCAGAGCTCTAACCACGCGACTACAGTGGGCCCATCCCACTGGGCCAAAGGTAATCCCTTTCTCCAAGCTTCTTCTAGAAATTCATGCTTTTGCTTCAGTCTTCTATCCTCAGTTTGAATTCCAAGTTTGCCTAACCCCAGGGACTCCTGAGCTGCAGCTTCAGTCTCCATAAAGCCTCGGAGCTGCCCAAGtcgaggtttttcttttttaccaaaCAAACGTCCTATTGAAGACTTGATTCCTTTCTTCTTGGGGGCTTTGTGAAGAAAGTCTTGGCTGCTTTTGGCACTGCCAAGCCCAAGGCTTTCAGGCTTGAGGGAGGCAGTTAAACTACTTCGGGCATCATTGCGGTAGGAAGAAGGGAGTGTGTGAGTCATCCTGTTGGCtctagggggagggggaggagaagtttCACATTTAATGGTTGATTTATCCTCCCGACCATCTTCTTCTACCACTGCAATCTTTCTCTGATGTTTCCTTAGATCACTTGGCAGTGTCATGACTCCCATCCGATCCATTTCCCTGGCAGGACTTCGAGGGGTGAGCTTTGGTGTTGAGTGTCCCCTGGGGGGAGATGAACTGTTCAGTGAAGAAGCTGTAACCGAGGCAGTGATGAAGGTACCTGGAAGGACCCTCGCTAAATTCAGGCCTTCCAGACTCACACTAGCCACTCTATTCTCAATTTCTTCAGCATGTAACTCTCTATTGTTTTTCCTCCTGAATTAGTCTGATTTCTTTGTTGATAGCACCCAGTTGTCCCTGAAGCATCATGGCTAGAGTCTGGGCATCAGAATGACCACTTGGAGAGTGAAGATCCATTGAGCTAAAAATCGTTTCTCTTTCATCATCATCAATGTCAGACATTTCTATGTCACTTTCAAAAGGGTGGCTGCTTAGCACTCCAATTTGTTGTGTTCTAGTCCATTCATGATCCCCAAGAGATTTCACCTTTGGCTCATCTCTCTGCATACCCATGTGACCTCTCCTTGGTCTTCTTATTACTTTAGTTGTTCTGTAATCAGACTGGCTGTCCACTGGGGATCCAACAGAGTACCGCAGCTCAGCTGAGGTGTCTAGATGAGTTCTTGATATTGTGGGTTCAATTAAAGAGTCAGTTCTCATTTTCATCTGGTCAAGTTCAGATCTCAGCTTTTCAATTTCTTCTGCTAATCTTTCCTTATCATGTAAAGATTCTTCCAGATTCTTTCTGAAAGTTTCTGATTCTTGGATTAAAACATTCCTCTCTTCTAGAGCAGCCATTCGTTCCTTTAAGGGTAGCTGTAAGCGTTTGTTGGATTCAGTCAGAAGTCTATCCACAGTATTGGATAATCTTTTGTTGTACTCCtcgttcattttctctctttgcctAGCTCTTTGAAgttcttgatttttctcttcaatttGACCTTCTAGATGCCTCATACGTTCTTCAATGTTTCCATGTCTTTCTTCAGCCTTTGTCATGGCTGCAATTCTCTGAGCCAGTTCAGCCTCTACTTCAGGTAAGCTCTCAGCTTTTCCCATAGTTTGCTGTAACTTTTGCTCAGCCAGCTCAAGACGCTCTTGTAACTGTCTGTTCTTCTCTTCCATCTGCCATAGGATGGCCTCTTTATTTGCTaactcattttctcatttgtcatTCATGTCAGGTATGGAGGTAGATTCTCTCTGAGCACTGAGGTAACGCTTCTCAAGGGTCGTGATTCTTTCTTCCATATCTTCCTTCTGTGCCATGGCCTCCCTAATGTCCCTTTGATACTTAGTGatcatttcttctgttttaatgAGATCCTTTCTTGCTGTCTCTGCTTCCTGTTCCACCTCTCCCACTCGAGAAGAAAGGGCTGCTAAATGTTCTTTCACTGGGCCCATTTCGtagttttgtttttcaagcaATTCTTGTAGTTCAACTATTGGACTTGTTTCATCAGTTGAGTCTATAGAGCCATTGGACAAACGCTTTTCATGGACTTCTTGGCCAGGTTCCATCCCTTCAAGATGTTCTGACTCTGTGGATCCCTCACTTGATggcatttttctttgtatatgaaCATTTTGTTCATGCAAGGCAACAATCGCCTGATTAACAGCAGCTAGTTCTTCTTCCAGTGCAGAGACTCTTTCTAAAGAAACCCTCAGTCGCTCCCTTACCTTTCATCCAAGGCCTTGAGGTGCTCAAATAAAGATTGCAGCACCCTGAGAACCTCAACTTCGCTGCACACTCCAGAGGGGGACGGGGCTTGTCGCTTCACCACCGTCATTCTTAGTGACCTTTCATATCGTGACACAAGGCACTCCAAATGCTTCAGTAACAGTCTTGTATTGTTTCTTTCAGCTCTAAGTTCagaaatttcttcttccttttctagaaGTTGTTCCCTGCAGGCATTTAATTCTTTTGTCAGTGCAGCAAATTCCGGTGGATCAACCCCTTTAGAACCAGTCAGCCCTCCTGTTAGGGATTCAATatcctgctggtgttggagggtctcctgcagaggtggggggtggctgtggctcactgtggggacaaggacactgacagcagaagttctgggaagtactccttggcgtgagccttcccggagtctgccattagccccaccaaagagcttcTAGGCTCTGgtctattccattcttttttatggctgagaaatattccattgtatatatgtaccacatcttctttatccattcatctgttg
This genomic window from Eubalaena glacialis isolate mEubGla1 chromosome 8, mEubGla1.1.hap2.+ XY, whole genome shotgun sequence contains:
- the LOC133096608 gene encoding LOW QUALITY PROTEIN: liprin-alpha-2-like (The sequence of the model RefSeq protein was modified relative to this genomic sequence to represent the inferred CDS: inserted 3 bases in 2 codons; substituted 2 bases at 2 genomic stop codons), with the protein product MTVVKRQAPSPSGVCSEVEVLRVLQSLFEHLKALDXKVRERLRVSLERVSALEEELAAVNQAIVALHEQNVHIQRKMPSSEGSTESEHLEGMEPGQEVHEKRLSNGSIDSTDETSPIVELQELLEKQNYEMGPVKEHLAALSSRVGEVEQEAETARKDLIKTEEMITKYQRDIREAMAQKEDMEERITTLEKRYLSAQRESTSIPDMNDKXENELANKEAILWQMEEKNRQLQERLELAEQKLQQTMGKAESLPEVEAELAQRIAAMTKAEERHGNIEERMRHLEGQIEEKNQELQRARQREKMNEEYNKRLSNTVDRLLTESNKRLQLPLKERMAALEERNVLIQESETFRKNLEESLHDKERLAEEIEKLRSELDQMKMRTDSLIEPTISRTHLDTSAELRYSVGSPVDSQSDYRTTKVIRRPRRGHMGMQRDEPKVKSLGDHEWTRTQQIGVLSSHPFESDIEMSDIDDDERETIFSSMDLHSPSGHSDAQTLAMMLQGQLGAINKEIRLIQEEKQXRELHAEEIENRVASVSLEGLNLARVLPGTFITASVTASSLNSSSPPRGHSTPKLTPRSPAREMDRMGVMTLPSDLRKHQRKIAVVEEDGREDKSTIKCETSPPPPPRANRMTHTLPSSYRNDARSSLTASLKPESLGLGSAKSSQDFLHKAPKKKGIKSSIGRLFGKKEKPRLGQLRGFMETEAAAQESLGLGKLGIQTEDRRLKQKHEFLEEAWRKGLPLAQWDGPTVVAWLELWLGMPAWYVAACGANMKSGAITSALSDTEIQREIGISNPLHRLKRQLAIQEMVSLTSPSAPLTSKTVSPSMFLLHXKMFFLKTNKKIRIKRQWKSPLRFVSQFLELCALLVSKEPNSNQDLANALSRRAYFPQ